One Oryza glaberrima chromosome 10, OglaRS2, whole genome shotgun sequence DNA segment encodes these proteins:
- the LOC127786271 gene encoding uncharacterized protein LOC127786271: MAELPPVQIVAAKDDVPPPYLTDNVVHNLLLCLAPEPAYLAVATAVSTKWRSVVHSEACFGRRFRLDYDGPTPLLGFFSNNAAGPFFTATGAGVVGLAPPEEAVSAGDGSVQHIYDARHGRVLMDGREDKELLVWDPLSRRKDFIPMPPGYFVGEGYGGGALICEADHDAGDDCHNAPYRVVFVYCGSDRPPTTMASVYSSRTNTWGPVATMDARVTFELKQPAVLDYTVYWLVNGRTQIIEFEFDTNSLALFRTPVDLPDFVVFPMEDGRLGYTGMMGPIVRVFAIEDIYEDGDATWTKVTTLHLDAMRPSQSYQQVLDSDTDSDSDDEEEVVLLLAHQFGPKAKKDSKIIPSHPPTIKSDNDEYNHVVIRPRVIGFIEDPNSILVRTELGVFMVDIESNEYEQLSQRIYFTTVYPYESFYTTVGKANFNDPVLIDHENNDEQGLQQLEPLNDTILPDQENIGGGISASGDGDEQ, from the exons ATGGCTGAGTTGCCGCCGGTGCAGATCGTCGCAGCCAAGGACGACGTCCCGCCGCCGTACCTGACCGACAACGTCGTCCACAACCTGCTGCTCTGCCTGGCGCCGGAGCCGGCATACCTCGCCGTGGCGACGGCCGTGTCCACCAAGTGGCGGAGCGTCGTCCACAGCGAGGCCTGCTTCGGCCGCCGCTTCCGCCTGGACTACGACGGGCCGACGCCGCTGCTCGGCTTCTTCTCCAACAACGCCGCGGGGCCGTTCTtcaccgccaccggcgccggcgtggtgggcctggcgccgccggaggaggccgtctcggccggcgacggcagcgtgCAGCACATCTACGACGCGCGCCACGGCCGCGTCCTGATGGACGGACGGGAGGACAAGGAGCTCCTCGTCTGGGACCCTCTGTCCCGCCGCAAGGACTTCATCCCCATGCCGCCCGGCTACTTCGTCGGAGagggctacggcggcggcgcgttgaTCTGCGAAGCCGaccacgacgccggcgacgactgcCATAACGCGCCGTACCGCGTCGTATTCGTGTACTGCGGCTCGGATCGGCCCCCCACCACCATGGCTAGCGTGTACAGCTCCAGGACCAACACCTGGGGCCCCGTGGCCACCATGGATGCTCGCGTCACTTTCGAGCTCAAGCAACCCGCTGTGCTCGACTATACCGTCTACTGGTTGGTAAATGGGAGGACCCAAATCATTGAGTTCGAGTTCGATACCAACAGCCTAGCACTATTCAGAACACCGGTGGATCTCCCGGACTTCGTCGTCTTCCCCATGGAAGACGGGCGGCTAGGCTACACTGGTATGATGGGCCCAATCGTCAGGGTTTTCGCCATCGAAGATATCTATGAAGACGGTGATGCCACCTGGACAAAAGTTACTACTCTTCATCTAGATGCTATGCGGCCAAGCCAGTCATATCAGCAAGTTCTTGATTCGGACACAGACTCTGACTccgatgatgaggaggaggttgTATTATTGTTGGCACATCAGTTTGGTCCCAAGGCGAAGAAGGATAGCAAAATCATTCCCTCGCACCCGCCAACTATTAAGAGCGATAACGACGAATATAACCATGTCGTGATCAGGCCAAGAGTTATCGGGTTCATAGAGGATCCTAACTCAATCTTAGTTCGAACTGAGCTAGGTGTATTCATGGTTGATATTGAATCAAACGAATACGAGCAGTTATCTCAGAGAATCTACTTCACCACTGTCTACCCTTACGAGAGCTTCTACACCACAG TTGGCAAAGCAAATTTCAATGATCCGGTGCTGATTGATCATGAGAACAACGATGAACAAGGTTTACAACAGCTTGAACCCCTCAATGATACAATACTTCCAGATCAGGAGAACATTG GTGGAGGGATTAGTGCTTCAGGTGATGGAGACGAGCAGTAA
- the LOC127752640 gene encoding uncharacterized protein LOC127752640: MAESVVSVDAVDGEQEQQQRRQQEELQLADLPNDALRSILLRLPSEPWYLAVAAAVAKNWRRQVLGSNGSFLRAFRAAHGGVPPLLGFFCNRRNLPCPFFTSTVDAGVVDLSPPAGKQRPFVHDVRHGRVLLDDGEDGQLLVWDPLARRRDIIPTPICYFTNDDSCGAAIICGCDGLEHVVGASVGGGDCHLAPYRVIVAFNDRPNYRSDEWNHECICTRVWSSETKEWSEVYSMRGSCDFDFMPSALVAGAIHWLVGDTNGVLQFNLITKKLALIQTQLDISEFMLFPTKDGKLGFTGVLGSHIIFFHMDIAGDALTTVRTWSIQNVIQVDHFLPPYINILRTRRSLASLWVVDYYVSDSDEGEEEHGVDDDDEPREILPTMQHDNEASGGHSPQWSESWSDEDFDQEKDALIPTVSENVNVIGFVAEANAVLLYAAGIVYTIDVETKHTQRVAACANYSHVFPYTSFYTAAAKVVLSDPTLHDQLNRSTSGGGIDAAGDDGQHTDGKW; the protein is encoded by the exons ATGGCCGAGAGTGTTGTCTCTGTCGATGCTGTCGACggcgagcaggagcagcagcagcggcggcagcaggaggaGTTGCAGCTGGCTGACCTGCCCAACGACGCCTTGCGGAGCATCCTGCTCCGCCTTCCGTCGGAGCCGTGGTACTtggctgtcgccgccgccgtcgccaagaACTGGCGCCGGCAGGTCCTCGGCAGCAACGGCAGCTTCCTCCGCGCCTTCCGCGCGGCGCACGGCGGAGTGCCTCCCCTCCTTGGCTTCTTCTGCAACAGGAGAAATCTGCCCTGTCCGTTCTTCACCAGCACGGTGGATGCCGGCGTGGTGGATCTGTCCCCACCGGCCGGGAAACAGCGGCCGTTCGTCCACGACGTGCGCCATGGCCGCGTGCTACTCGACGACGGGGAGGACGGCCAGCTCCTGGTCTGGGACCCTCTCGCCCGCCGCCGGGATATCATCCCCACGCCCATATGCTACTTCACCAACGATGACAGCTGCGGCGCTGCCATAATCTGCGGCTGCGATGGTCTGGAACACGTCGTCGGCGCCAGCGTCGGTGGTGGTGACTGCCATTTGGCGCCGTACCGTGTCATCGTTGCATTCAATGACCGGCCCAACTATCGTTCGGACGAGTGGAACCATGAATGCATCTGCACTAGAGTCTGGAGCTCGGAGACCAAAGAGTGGAGTGAGGTATACTCCATGAGAGGAAGTTGCGACTTTGATTTCATGCCGAGCGCCCTCGTCGCCGGTGCCATCCACTGGCTGGTGGGGGACACCAATGGTGTTCTTCAGTTCAATCTCATTACCAAAAAGCTTGCCTTGATTCAGACCCAATTGGACATCTCGGAATTCATGCTCTTTCCAACTAAGGATGGGAAGCTAGGCTTCACCGGTGTGCTGGGCTCTCACATTATCTTCTTCCACATGGACATTGCCGGTGATGCCCTCACCACTGTGAGGACCTGGAGTATTCAGAACGTTATTCAGGTGGACCACTTCTTGCCACCCTATATTAACATTCTTAGGACTCGTCGTTCTTTAGCTTCTCTATGGGTGGTGGACTATTACGTCTCTGACtctgatgaaggagaagaagaacacggtgttgatgatgatgatgagcctAGGGAAATTCTACCAACAATGCAACATGACAATGAGGCTAGTGGCGGTCATTCCCCACAGTGGAGTGAGTCATGGTCTGATGAAGATTTTGACCAAGAGAAGGATGCATTGATCCCAACAGTCAGCGAAAACGTAAATGTTATTGGGTTTGTCGCTGAAGCAAATGCAGTTTTACTATATGCAGCTGGTATTGTGTACACCATTGACGTCGAGACCAAACACACCCAAAGAGTGGCTGCTTGTGCCAATTATAGCCATGTTTTTCCCTACACCAGCTTCTACACCGCAG CTGCGAAAGTAGTACTCAGTGATCCAACACTCCATGATCAGTTGAACAGAAGTACGTCAG GAGGAGGAATTGATGCTGCAGGTGATGATGGACAGCACACAGATGGTAAGTGGTGA
- the LOC127785645 gene encoding probable aldehyde oxidase 1: MGEAAAVVAVNGERYEAVGVDPSMTLLEFLRTRTPFRGPKLGCGEGGCGACAVVVSKYDAAADEVTNFSASSCLTLLGSLHHCAVTTSEGIGNSRDGFHPVQRRLAGFHASQCGFCTPGMCVSIFSALANADRAASAAPPPGFSRLTAADAERAVSGNLCRCTGYRPILDACKSFAADVDLEDLGLNSFWKKGERADITKLPAYSCTADVATFPEFLKSEIRSSGGAPAVAVTGDGGWFHPRSIEEFHRLFECNLFDEMSVKIVASNTGSGVYKDQDLHDKYINISQIPELSAINRSSNGIEIGAAVSISKAIEILRSDGGDAVVFRKIADHLGKVASPFVRNTATIGGNIIMAQRMSFPSDIATVLLAAGSTVTIQQVASKRMCLTLEEFLKQPPCDSRTLLISISIPDWCSYDGITFETFRAAPRPFGNAVSYVNSAFLARSSLDAASGSHLIEDVRLAFGAFGSEHAIRASKVEEFLKGKLVSASVILEAVRLLKGVVSPAEGTTHPEYRVSLAVSYLFRFLSSLANGLDDKPENANNVPNGSCTTNGTTNGSAESTVDSFDLPIKSRQEMVFSDEYKPVGKPIKKVGAELQASGEAVYVDDIPAPKDCLYGAFIYSTRPHAHIKGVNFRSSLASQKVITVITAKDIPTGGENVGSCFPMLGDEALFADPVAEFAGQNIGVVIAETQKYAYMAARQAVIEYNTENLQPPILTVEDAVQHNSYFQVPPFLQPKPIGDFNQAMSEADHKIIDGEVKLGSQYYFYMETQTALAIPDEDNCITVYCSAQMPEVTQDIVARCLGVPFHNVRIITRRVGGGFGGKAMKATHVATACAVAAFKLRRPVRMYLDRKTDMIMAGGRHPMKAKYSVGFKSDGKITALHLDLKINAGISPEFSPAIPYAIVGALKKYNWGALAFDIKVCKTNVSSKSAMRAPGDAQGSFIAEAIVEHVASTLSVATNTIRRKNLHDLESLKVFFGNSTTGEASTSSYSLVTIFDRLASTPEYQRRAAMVEQFNGSSRWKKRGISCVPITYSVTLRPSPGKVSILNDGSITVEVGGVEIGQGLWTKVKQMTAFALGQLCDDGGEGLLDNVRVIQADTLSMIQGGWTAGSTTSETSCEAVRKSCAALVERLKPIKEKAGTLPWKSFIAQASMASVKLTEHAYWTPDPTFTSYMNYGAATSEVEVDVLTGATTILRSDLVYDCGQSLNPAVDLGQVEGAFVQGVGFFTNEEYATNADGLVIHDGTWTYKIPTVDTIPKQFNVELINTARHHSRVLSSKASGEPPLLLASSVHCAMREAIRAARREFAAVGGGTGGSDQVTSFQMDVPATMPAVKELCGLDVVERYLESFSATTA, encoded by the exons atgggggaggcggcggcggtggtggcggtgaacGGGGAGAGGTACGAGGCGGTGGGGGTGGACCCGTCGATGACGCTGCTCGAGTTCCTCCGCACGCGAACGCCATTCAGAGGCCCCAAGCTCGGCTGCGGCGAAG GAGGATGCGGGGCGTGCGCGGTGGTGGTGTCCAagtacgacgccgccgccgacgaggtgaCGAATTTCTCGGCGAGTTCGTGCCTGACGCTGCTGGGCAGCCTCCACCACTGCGCGGTGACCACCAGCGAGGGCATCGGCAACTCCAGGGATGGCTTCCACCCCGtgcagcgccgcctcgccggcttcCACGCCTCCCAGTGCGGCTTCTGCACCCCGGGCATGTGCGTCTCCATCTTCTCCGCCCTCGCCAACGCCGACAgggcggcctccgccgcgccgccgccggggttctccaggctcaccgccgccgacgccgagcggGCCGTCTCCGGCAACCTCTGCCGCTGCACCGGCTACCGGCCCATCCTCGACGCCTGCAAGAgcttcgccgccgacgtcgacctAGAGGATCTGGGTCTCAACTCCTTCTGGAAGAAAGGCGAGCGCGCTGACATCACCAAGCTGCCGGCCTACTCCTGTACTGCCGATGTTGCCACCTTCCCGGAGTTCCTCAAGTCCGAGATTAGGTCATCCGGTggtgctccggcggtggcggtcaccggcgacggcggctggtTCCATCCCAGGAGCATCGAGGAGTTCCACAGGTTGTTTGAATGCaacctgttcgacgaaatgtccGTGAAGATTGTGGCGTCGAACACCGGCTCCGGGGTGTACAAGGATCAGGACCTCCATGACAAGTACATCAACATCTCGCAGATTCCTGAGCTCTCGGCCATCAACAGAAGCAGCAATGGCATCGAGATCGGAGCAGCCGTGTCTATCTCCAAAGCCATCGAGATACTACGGTCAGATGGTGGAGACGCGGTGGTGTTTCGAAAGATTGCTGATCACCTGGGCAAGGTGGCCTCACCGTTCGTCCGGAACACGGCCACCATAGGAGGCAACATCATCATGGCGCAGAGGATGTCGTTCCCGTCAGACATCGCAACTGTTCTTCTCGCTGCAGGATCAACTGTCACCATCCAGCAGGTGGCTTCCAAGAGGATGTGCCTCACTCTGGAGGAATTCTTGAAGCAGCCTCCATGTGATTCCAGGACATTGCTAATCAGCATCTCCATCCCAGATTGGTGTTCATATGATGGCATCACTTTTGAGACATTTCGTGCGGCTCCTCGTCCATTTGGCAATGCTGTCTCATATGTGAATTCTGCATTCTTGGCAAGGAGTTCGTTGGATGCAGCATCAGGAAGCCATCTCATTGAGGATGTTCGCTTGGCATTCGGCGCTTTTGGGTCTGAACATGCCATCAGAGCTAGTAAGGTTGAGGAGTTCTTGAAGGGAAAATTGGTTAGTGCATCTGTGATACTTGAAGCAGTCCGGCTGCTTAAAGGAGTTGTTTCACCAGCAGAAGGCACCACACATCCTGAATACAGAGTCAGTCTAGCCGTCAGTTACCTGTTCAGGTTCCTGTCTTCCCTTGCTAATGGCTTGGATGATAAGCCTGAAAATGCTAATAATGTTCCCAATGGTTCATGTACTACTAATGGAACCACCAACGGTAGCGCTGAGTCGACGGTTGACAGCTTTGATTTGCCAATAAAATCAAGACAAGAGATGGTTTTCTCTGATGAATACAAACCAGTCGGAAAACCAATCAAGAAAGTTGGGGCAGAGCTCCAAGCTTCTG GGGAGGCagtgtatgttgatgacatcccTGCTCCAAAGGATTGCCTCTATGGAGCATTTATCTACAGCACACGCCCTCACGCTCACATAAAAGGTGTAAACTTTAGATCATCTTTGGCTTCACAGAAGGTTATCACAGTTATCACTGCAAAGGACATTCCGACCGGTGGAGAAAATGTTGGATCCTGCTTCCCAATGTTAGGAGATGAAGCACTTTTTGCTGATCCAGTTGCTGAATTCGCTGGTCAAAATATCGGCGTTGTG ATTGCAGAAACACAAAAATACGCCTATATGGCAGCAAGGCAAGCTGTGATCGAATATAATACTGAAAATCTTCAGCCACCAATTCTAACAGTAGAAGACGCTGTCCAGCATAACAGCTACTTCCAAGTTCCCCCATTTTTACAACCTAAGCCAATTGGTGACTTCAACCAAGCCATGTCTGAAGCCGATCACAAGATCATAGATGGGGAG GTGAAACTTGGATCCCAGTACTATTTCTACATGGAGACACAAACGGCTTTAGCTATCCCTGATGAAGATAACTGTATAACCGTCTACTGCTCAGCGCAAATGCCTGAGGTTACTCAAGATATTGTTGCAAGGTGCCTCGGCGTTCCATTTCATAATGTCCGTATTATCACGAGAAGAGTTGGAGGAGGTTTCGGTGGAAAGGCAATGAAAGCAACACAT GTTGCAACTGCTTGCGCTGTGGCAGCATTCAAGCTGCGGCGCCCAGTTCGAATGTACCTCGATCGCAAGACGGACATGATAATGGCGGGAGGGCGGCATCCGATGAAGGCCAAGTACTCCGTCGGGTTCAAGTCCGACGGCAAGATCACGGCCCTGCACCTCGATCTCAAGATCAACGCCGGGATATCACCGGAATTCAGCCCGGCGATCCCGTACGCCATTGTCGGGGCCCTGAAGAAGTACAACTGGGGCGCTCTCGCGTTCGACATCAAGGTCTGCAAGACGAACGTCTCGTCCAAGTCGGCCATGCGTGCTCCGGGCGACGCGCAGGGCTCGTTCATCGCCGAGGCCATCGTCGAGCACGTTGCGTCCACGCTCTCCGTGGCCACGAACACCATCAGGAGGAAGAACCTCCATGACTTGGAGAGCCTCAAGGTGTTCTTCGGGAACAGCACCACCGGCGAGGCCTCGACGTCGTCGTACAGCCTCGTCACCATCTTCGACAGGCTGGCCTCGACGCCGGAGTACCAGCGGAGGGCCGCCATGGTGGAGCAATTCAACGGCAGCAGCAGGTGGAAGAAGCGTGGCATTTCTTGCGTGCCGATCACCTACTCGGTGACGCTCCGGCCGTCTCCGGGGAAGGTCTCCATCTTGAACGACGGCTCCATCACcgtcgaggtcggcggcgtcgagATCGGGCAGGGCCTGTGGACCAAGGTGAAGCAGATGACCGCCTTCGCGCTGGGCCAGCTGtgcgatgacggcggcgagggcctcCTCGACAATGTCCGTGTCATCCAGGCCGACACCCTGAGCATGATCCAGGGAGGATGGACCGCCGGGAGCACGACCTCCGAGACCAGCTGCGAGGCTGTTCGGAAGTCGTGCGCCGCGCTCGTCGAGCGGCTCAAGCCCATCAAGGAGAAGGCTGGCACCCTACCATGGAAATCCTTTATTGCGcag GCAAGCATGGCTAGTGTAAAACTGACGGAGCACGCGTACTGGACCCCTGACCCGACGTTCACTAGCTACATGAACTATGGAGCTGCCACTAGTGAG GTGGAAGTCGATGTGCTGACAGGGGCAACCACCATCCTGAGGAGCGACCTCGTGTATGACTGTGGGCAGAGCCTGAATCCTGCTGTCGACTTAGGCCAG GTGGAAGGCGCGTTCGTGCAAGGTGTGGGCTTCTTCACGAACGAGGAGTACGCGACCAACGCCGATGGGCTGGTCATCCACGACGGCACATGGACGTACAAGATCCCCACCGTGGACACCATCCCCAAGCAGTTCAACGTCGAGCTCATCAACACCGCTCGCCATCACAGCCGCGTCCTCTCCTCAAAAG CGTCCGgtgagccgccgctgctgctggcgTCGTCCGTGCACTGCGCGATGAGGGAGGCGATCAGGGCGGCGCGGAGAGAGTTCGCCGctgtcggcggcggcaccggcggctcAGATCAGGTGACGTCGTTCCAGATGGACGTGCCGGCGACGATGCCGGCCGTCAAGGAGCTCTGCGGCCTCGACGTCGTGGAGAGGTATCTCGAGAGCTTTTCTGCAACCACCGCCTAG